The following proteins are encoded in a genomic region of Haemorhous mexicanus isolate bHaeMex1 chromosome 27, bHaeMex1.pri, whole genome shotgun sequence:
- the COL8A2 gene encoding collagen alpha-2(VIII) chain — MLLDVVALPVMLGTLVLVLGPGSAAAGGVGGYAQVKYMQPMVKGPLGPPFREGKGQYLDMPPLLPMDLKGEPGPPGKPGPRGPPGPPGYPGKPGTGKPGMHGQPGPAGPPGFSGIGKPGIPGLPGKAGMKGMPGAKGEPGMRGEQGPRGLPGPPGLPGPAGLSVNGKPGPQGGPGLPGFRGEPGPKGEPGPRGERGMKGENGVGKPGLPGPRGNGGPPGPAGPPGPAGIGKPGLNGLPGAPGDKGDMGPPGGPGVTGEPGPVGPRGPPGIDGIGVPGAAGVPGIQGPMGPKGEPGIRGLPGLPGPTGYGKPGMPGLKGDRGQPGAQGAIGDKGEPGVDGEPGEPGPAGIIGPPGLPGSMGLPGKHGLPGPKGDVGPTGPPGMPGVRGDQGPNGFAGKPGVPGERGLPGSLGPPGPIGPKGEPGFIGLPGVPGLTGGPGPKGDGGIPGQPGLRGPSGIPGLQGPAGPMGPQGLPGLKGEPGLPGIPGEGKTGEPGMAGPIGPPGMPGTPGLNGPPGPPGPPGPPGAPGVLDETGIAGLHLPDGGVEGAVLGNGKPGKPQYGRGELAARIAPAFTAILTSPFPASGMPVKFDRTLYNGHNGYNPVTGIFTCPVSGIYYFAYHVHVKGTNVWVALYKNNVPATYTYDEYKKGYLDQASGSAVLELKENDQVWVQMPSDQANGLYSTEYIHSSFSGFLLCPT; from the coding sequence ACATGCCACCACTGCTGCCCATGGACCTCAAAGGGGAGCCAGGACCGCCAGGGAAGCCTGGCCCACGTGGACCTCCCGGGCCCCCAGGCTACCCGGGAAAACCGGGCACGGGAAAGCCGGGAATGCACGGCCAGCCTGGGCCTGCTGGGCCCCCGGGCTTCTCAGGCATTGGGAAACCTGGCATCCCAGGGCTCCCCGGGAAGGCGGGCATGAAAGGGATGCCCGGAGCCAAGGGCGAGCCTGGCATGCGTGGGGAGCAAGGGCCGAGGGGCCTTCCCGGCCcgccggggctgcccgggccAGCTGGCCTCTCTGTCAATGGGAAGCCGGGTCCCCAGGGAGGCCCTGGCCTGCCCGGGTTTCGGGGAGAGCCTGGCCCGAAAGGAGAGCCGGGTCCCCGCGGAGAAAGAGGGATGAAGGGTGAAAACGGTGTGGGGAAGCCAGGCTTACCAGGGCCCCGGGGGAATGGGGGCcctcccggccccgcggggcccCCGGGGCCTGCTGGCATTGGGAAGCCTGGCCTCAATGGGCTGCCGGGCGCGCCAGGGGACAAGGGTGACATGGGTCCCCCGGGCGGGCCGGGTGTCACCGGGGAGCCCGGCCCTGTGGGGCCGCGGGGACCCCCCGGGATCGATGGGATCGGTGTCCCGGGCGCCGCGGGGGTGCCGGGGATACAGGGCCCCATGGGACCGAAGGGAGAGCCCGGGATCCGCGGCCTCCCTGGCCTGCCAGGCCCCACGGGCTATGGGAAGCCAGGCATGCCTGGCCTGAAAGGAGACCGCGGGCAGCCCGGGGCACAGGGAGCCATCGGCGATAAGGGGGAGCCCGGTGTTGATGGTGAGCCGGGCGAGCCAGGCCCTGCGGGCATCATCGGCCCGCCGGGCCTGCCGGGGTCCATGGGGCTGCCGGGCAAGCACGGGCTGCCCGGCCCCAAGGGGGACGTGGGGCCAACGGGGCCCCCGGGAATGCCAGGGGTACGCGGAGACCAGGGCCCAAATGGCTTTGCAGGGAAGCCTGGGGTGCCGGGAGAAAGGGGCCTGCCCGGGTCACTGGGACCTCCCGGCCCAATAGGCCCCAAGGGTGAACCAGGGTTCATTGGCCTTCCAGGGGTGCCTGGATTAACGGGCGGCCCCGGGCCCAAAGGGGACGGTGGGATCCCGGGGCAGCCGGGGCTGAGGGGCCCCTCCGGCATCCCGGGATTGCAAGGACCCGCTGGTCCCATGGGGCCTCAGGGGTTACCAGGCCTGAAAGGGGAGCCCGGGCTCCCTGGCATTCCTGGCGAGGGGAAGACTGGCGAGCCTGGCATGGCCGGACCCATCGGCCCACCCGGAATGCCAGGAACACCGGGGCTGAAcgggccaccagggccaccggGGCCACCTGGGCCACCAGGAGCGCCAGGAGTGCTGGACGAGACGGGCATCGCGGGGCTGCACCTGCCGGACGGTGGCGTggagggggctgtgctgggcaacGGGAAGCCGGGCAAGCCACAGTACGGCCGAGGAGAGCTCGCTGCCCGCATCGCGCCGGCCTTCACCGCCATCCTCACCTCCCCCTTCCCCGCATCCGGCATGCCCGTCAAGTTTGACCGGACCTTGTATAACGGGCACAATGGCTACAACCCGGTCACCGGGATCTTCACCTGCCCCGTGTCTGGAATCTACTACTTTGCCTACCATGTGCACGTCAAAGGGACCAACGTTTGGGTGGCTCTGTATAAGAACAACGTGCCGGCCACCTACACCTACGATGAGTACAAAAAGGGGTACCTGGACCAGGCCTCGGGCAGTGCCGTGCTTGAACTCAAGGAGAACGACCAGGTCTGGGTACAGATGCCCTCGGACCAGGCCAATGGGCTGTACTCCACGGAATACATCCACTCCTCCTTCTCTGGgttcctgctctgccccacatAA